ATCTATACCGGGCGGATCGTGCTGGCCGCCTTCGACCAGGTAGGCACCACGCTGTTTCCGAAGGATGCGGGGACGAATGCCTGGCTCGCGGCTGTTGGCGTGACCTTCATCATCCTGCGCGGCCAGGCGCTGCTGCTGCTCGCCGCCGAACGCTCCAACCGGATGCTGGCGACGCTCGCCCGGCGCGATCCGTTGACCGGTGCGATGAATCGGTCAGGCGTCGAGCAATGGGTGGATCAGCAGATCCGGGGGCTAAAGCACGGTGAGGTGCGGGTATCCGTTCTCCTCGTCGACATCGACCACTTCAAGGCCCTCAACGACACGCACGGCCATGCAGCCGGTGACGAGATCCTGCGCGTCTTCGCCAACGCCGTGCGGGGGCAGCTGCGCAGCGGCGACCTCCTCGCCCGGCAAGGCGGCGACGAGTTCGCGATCATCCTCCCCAATGTCGGCGTGCGCGAGGCCGTGCGGGTGGCCGAGCGGATTCGCGGCGTGTTCAAGGATGCGCTCGCCGAATTCGGCAACCTGCCGGGTCCGCCCACGCTCAGCATCGGCGTTGCCGAAAACGATCTGCGTGGGCGCAGCCTCGACCAGTTGCTCGCAGAGGCGGACGAGGCTCTCTACCGCGCCAAGCGGCTCGGCCGCGACCGCGTCCAGGCGCAGCTCAGGCCGATCGAGGCCTGAACCGCCGGCAGCAGCGTCGCCCTCAGCCCTCTTCGGGAAGAGGATGAAACACGCGCAGCCTGTGTCCGTCCGGATCGCGCGCCGTGAAGGTGCGGCCGAAATCCAGGTCGGTCGGTTCCTGCAGAATGGCGATGCCGCGCTTGCGCCAATCGGCGCAAGCTGCGTCGACGGCCTGCGAGTTCGGTACCATCATCGCCATCTCGGTCGCGCCGCCGATCGCAGTCGCGGCCGGCTCGACGGTGTGGCGAGACCACAGTCCGAGCCTCACACCGGACGGGAGCGCGAACATCGCGAAGGTCGGCGACTGCTCGATCGGCTCGCCGCCGAGCAGATCCGCATAGAAGCGCGCGCTCGCGGCGGGGCTGTCGACATGGAGCAGGATGAAATGCGCATCGAACATGAAGGGCCTCCCAAGGGCTTCGAGATGGCGGGAGAATAGAATCAGATACTGCCAGTTTCCGGCAGCGTTGATCACGCCGGCGCCGCGATCCCTTGCTTCTCGCGCCATGCCTTGAGCAGAACCTGCCGCCGCTGCGGATAGCGGGTATCCAGCATCTCGAACTGCGTGAGCCTGTCGGTTCGGAAATGGCGGAAATCCTGCCTTAGCTCGCACCAGGCGACGAGCACGCGGACATGGTCGAAGAAGGACAGCGCCACCGGCCAGACCACGCGCGCGCTGGCGCGGCCCTCGCCGTCGCCATCGCCGATCGCGGCCTTGCGCCCGGCCCGAATGGCCCGGCGGATGGCCGCAAGATCGATCTCGGGAGAATCGACGGCCCTTTGCCCCGGGCCGAGGATCAGCGCAGTGTCCTCGACACGATCTGTCAGGTCCGGCGGCAGGACGGCGACGATCTTGGCCATGGCATCGCGCGCCGCCAGCGCCAGGGCGCCATCGGCACGGTCCGCCACCCATCGGGAGCCCAGCACCAGCGCCTCGATCTCCTCCTCGCTGAACATCAGCGGAGGCAGCATGAATCCGGGTTTCAGCACATAGCCGAGCCCCGGCTCGCCTTCGATCGGCGCGCCCTGCCCCTGCAAGGTGACAATGTCACGATAGAGCGTGCGGATGCTGACGCCGGTCTCGGCCGCAAGCTTGCGCCCCGAAACCGGGCGGCGATGCCGGCGCAGCACCTGGACGAGGTCGAGCAGGCGCTGCGAACGCGACAAGAGCTTGCGCCTCAGCCAGGCAGATCGCTTACCTTGATCCGCGACACGTCGTTCTCGGCCATCTCGGCCCAGGCCCTCGCAAGCGAGCCGTCGAGATCGATGGCGCGGCAGGCCTCCTCCACGACGAAGGTCTCGAAGCCGGCCTTCGCCGCATCCTGCGCCGTCCAACTGACGCAGAAATCTGTCGCCAGGCCGACGACGACCGCCCGCAGGATGCCGCGCTCGCGGAGATAGCCGGTCAGCCCCGTCGGGGTCCTGCGGTCGGCCTCGACGAAACCGGAATAGCTGTCGATATCGCGACGGTAGCCTTTGCGGATGATGGTCTGTGCCTGCGGCAGATCGAGATCGGCCCGGAACTCCGCGCCCTTCGTGCCCTGCACGCAATGATCCGGCCAGAGCACCTGCGGACCATACGGCATCTGGACGGTCTCGAAGGGCTTCTTGCCAGGATGGCTCGAAGCGAAGGAGGCGTGGCCGGAGGTGTGCCAGTCCTGCGTCAGCAAGATGTTGGAGAAGCGCTTGCCCAGCGCGTTGATGACCGGCACGACCTCGTCACCCTTCGTGACGGCGAGGCTGCCGCCCGGGCAGAAATCATTCTGGACATCGACGACGATGAGAACGGTGCGCTCGTCGATCACGGGCTTCTCCTGTGCCTTGCCGGCCTGCGAAGCAGCCGTTGCAGCAAGGATCGTCGCTCCTGCGATCAATCCGCGCCTGTCGATCTCGAACCGCCCTGCCATGGCCCGCCTCCCACCGGCTCTACCGTGCTTCAGCAACGCGCATCCTGCAAGGCAACATCCATGCCCGCTGCGAAGCCTGACGCCTACCGCATCTCGACACTGACGACGCCGGGCGCTGCCCGCACCGCGTTGGCGATCTGCTGGTTGACCGGGAACTTGCCCGGCAACTCGATCTCGACCTCCTGCGCCCCGTCGTCGAGAATCATCACGATCGAGACCTTGCCCTCGGCGCGCATGGCCTCGCGCGGGCGAATGCGCTCGGCAATCGAAGGCACCGCCTTCTCGTCGCGCAGATAGATCAGCAGGTCCTGCTTCTGGCGGGAGGCGAGATCGTCGAGAACCTCGACATCCTCAATGCGCGGGCGCACCTCCTCGCCGTCGAGCACGGCGGACAGGCGCAGCACCAGCGCCCTGCCCGGCTCGAGCAGGTCGCGATGGCGCTGCAGGCCTTCCGAGAACAGCACGGCCTCGAACTGACCGCTCGGGTCGGACAGGTTGACGATGCCCATCTTGGAGCCGGACTTGGTCCGCCGTTCCGACTTGTCGATGACGGAGACCGCGACCTTGCCGACGCCCGTGCCGTTGGCGCGGACAGTCTGAGCGAAATCAGCGTAACGCTGCACGCGCAGGCGCTTCAGAACATGCTCGTAATCGTCGAGCGGATGGCCGGAGAGGAAGAAGCCGACGGCCTCATGCTCGCGCTTGAGCTTCTCCGCCGGCGCCCAGGGCTCGACCGCCGGGATGCGGAAGGCTTCCTGGATCAGGCCGCCGCCCAGCAGATCGAACTGGCCGGCTGTCGCCTCGTCGCGGGTGCGGTTGGAGAGGGCCAGCATGCCGTCGATCGCCGCGATGGCGCGCGCGCGTTCGCCTTCGAGCTCATCGAGCGCGCCG
Above is a genomic segment from Bosea sp. NBC_00550 containing:
- a CDS encoding GGDEF domain-containing protein, translated to MGLTLDLRTIFVTGALTCFIIGVMQLMTFATGRFTRSPVWWGTSSLCIGVGLLGAAFRDTIPDLLSIEFANTAMLAGCLLLLFGIRHFGGRELNWFGFGIVLLAVWILLSLSPGEQGYAVRVMIVAIVMAFCDAAIVREAVRLGREEKLRSAWLLAALFAPTVVIYTGRIVLAAFDQVGTTLFPKDAGTNAWLAAVGVTFIILRGQALLLLAAERSNRMLATLARRDPLTGAMNRSGVEQWVDQQIRGLKHGEVRVSVLLVDIDHFKALNDTHGHAAGDEILRVFANAVRGQLRSGDLLARQGGDEFAIILPNVGVREAVRVAERIRGVFKDALAEFGNLPGPPTLSIGVAENDLRGRSLDQLLAEADEALYRAKRLGRDRVQAQLRPIEA
- a CDS encoding helix-turn-helix transcriptional regulator, encoding MSRSQRLLDLVQVLRRHRRPVSGRKLAAETGVSIRTLYRDIVTLQGQGAPIEGEPGLGYVLKPGFMLPPLMFSEEEIEALVLGSRWVADRADGALALAARDAMAKIVAVLPPDLTDRVEDTALILGPGQRAVDSPEIDLAAIRRAIRAGRKAAIGDGDGEGRASARVVWPVALSFFDHVRVLVAWCELRQDFRHFRTDRLTQFEMLDTRYPQRRQVLLKAWREKQGIAAPA
- a CDS encoding VOC family protein — its product is MFDAHFILLHVDSPAASARFYADLLGGEPIEQSPTFAMFALPSGVRLGLWSRHTVEPAATAIGGATEMAMMVPNSQAVDAACADWRKRGIAILQEPTDLDFGRTFTARDPDGHRLRVFHPLPEEG
- the pncA gene encoding bifunctional nicotinamidase/pyrazinamidase; protein product: MAGRFEIDRRGLIAGATILAATAASQAGKAQEKPVIDERTVLIVVDVQNDFCPGGSLAVTKGDEVVPVINALGKRFSNILLTQDWHTSGHASFASSHPGKKPFETVQMPYGPQVLWPDHCVQGTKGAEFRADLDLPQAQTIIRKGYRRDIDSYSGFVEADRRTPTGLTGYLRERGILRAVVVGLATDFCVSWTAQDAAKAGFETFVVEEACRAIDLDGSLARAWAEMAENDVSRIKVSDLPG